The following is a genomic window from Mycobacterium parmense.
GGCGCGGCGATGTCCGGTCCGGTGGCGTCTCGCGCGACTGACGCGCGCTGCCTGCTCAGTTCCGGTCCGCACGGGAGGGCGGCCAGCACGGGCCAGGGCGCGGGGATCGGCTCGGCGAGGCCGAGGTCATGCGCGGCGTCGTCGTCGCGCACGGCGAACCGCACCCCGGCGTCGGTGACCAGGTAGCGCGTGCCGTCCCGGCCGTCGCCCCGCACGTAGGCACTGCGGCCCGGCGGCAGATAAACCGCGTCGAGTGCCGGACCGCGTCCATCGGCTTGCGCCAGGGTCAGCGGCGTCTGACCGGCCGGCACCGGCGGCGCGCTCGCGGTCAGCAGCGCGGCGCGCGCGTCGGCCACGTCCCGCGCGACGCACAGCGTGCCGTCATCGCCCACCAGCGTCGGGGCGTGGTCGGGATAGCCGGCCACCGGCAGCGCGTCGACGACCGCGGCGGCACGGACGACGTCGGGTGCCACCGCGATGGCGTTCGTGGTGCCCCGCGAATCGGCGAAACGCAGGAGATCGGCGGCCACCTGCCCGATCCGCTGGACGCCGCCGGGCAGCACCGCGTAATTCTCGTCACCGTCGGCGCGGCTCACCCGCAACACGCTGCCCACCGGGAACCCCGCCGCACCGGGAACCTCACCGAGAACTCGCCGGATCCGCGGTGCGGCGATCGGCGGCGCTTCGGGCAGGGCGCTCAGCAACCACGACGACACGGGGCGAGGGGCGCGGCCCTCCAGCCGCAGCGCCCGCACCACCGCCGCGTCGGCGAGATCGATCACCGCGCGCTGCCCGTCGTAGAGCAGGAAGGTCGGCGAACCGGAGACCGGGACGGCCAGGACGGCTTGGCCGGTGGGCAGTCGACCGACGGACGCCGCCCCGGCGCCGCCGACGACGACCGTCGTCGCCGCCCCGCCGGGGCCGTCGCATACGGTCCAGCCCGCTTCTTCGGCGGGCAGCGGCGAGCCCACGAACGACGGCGCGCCCGGAATGCCCAGCAGCGGCCCGCGTTTGACGTTCGCGAGATCGGCCTCACGGACCTTGAGCGGATCGCCGGCCGTCGCCGCCACCAACCGCGCCGAGGCCAGGTTCGGCACCGGGTGCCAGGTGTCACCCACGCGCACGTACAGCGCCCCGGACCGCTCACCGATCACGATCTGCGCCCGGTCCAGCGCCGGGTGCGGTCGCAGCAAACCCAGCAACGCGCACCCCGCCAGCGCGACGGCCGCCACGACCGACCCGACGGTCAGGGAGATCGCCTGTGCCCGCAAACGGGCGCCGCAGGCGACGAAGTCACCGCCCAGCAACGCGCACTCGAGGCGCCGGAGCAGGAACCGATAACCGCTGAGGTACAGCCATGCCGGCTGGCTGTGCAGCACCGATGCCCCCTGATCTGCGGATCCGTTGTGAACACGTTAGAGAGCCGGCCGCCCGCCCGGTCTCGCCCATCCACAGGTCAGCGAATTTTCGGTCCTCGCTCACAGCGCGTAAAATCGCGTCGTGATCAGTCACCGCTTACGTGGCCTGCTCGGTGCAGGCGCGCTGGCCGCCGCCACGGGCCTGCTGGCGAGCCCGGGATCCGCGCCGATCGCCTCCGCCGACGACTGCCCGGACGTCGAGGTCATCTTCGCCCGCGGCACCAACGAGCCCCCCGGCCTGGGCCGCGTCGGCGACGCCTTCGTCGACTCGCTGCGTCAGCAGACCAACGGATTGAACATCCTGCCGTACGGCGTGAACTACGCGGCCAGCAAGCTGCAGCTGCACGGCGGCGACGGCGCCAACGACACGATCGACCGCGTCAAGAAGAGCGTGGAGAAGTGCCCGAGCACCAAGATCGTGCTGGGCGGCTACTCCCAGGGCGCGTCGGTGATGGACATCGTGGCCGGTGTTCCCATCGGCGGCATCAACTGGGGCAGCTCGCTGCCGCCGCAGTATGCGAGCAACATCGCGGCCGTCGTCACCTTCGGCGACGTGGCCGACCGCGCCGGCGGCACGCTGCCCAGCCAGAGCGCGCTGCTGGGCTCCAAGGCGCTCGACCTGTGCAACCCCAACGACCCGATCTGTCATGCGGGCCCGGGCAACGAGTGGAGCGGCCACACCGAGGGCTACGTCCCCGTCTACACCACCCAGGCCGCGGCGTTCGTCGCATCCAAGCTGCTGGGCGCCGGCCAGCAGGTGCCTGGTTACGGGCCGCAGCTGCCGGGACCGCAGTCGCCCGGATACGGGCCGCAGTCGCCGGTCAACGGACAGCTGCCCCCCTCGATCCACGGAAACGTGCCGGGGCCGAGTTCGCCGGAAGACTCGATTCCGCCGTCACCGCAAGCCCCTCTCGTCTGAATCGTTACCGTCGCGCGATCTTCGCGCCCCTAACATCGTTGTGTGAGGCTCACACCGTTCAAGCTGGTCGCCGCGTTTCTTGCGCTGGCCGCTCTGTGGGTGGTGGTTCCTCGCCTGATCCCGCACGCCTGGGCGTCCTGCCCCGGCGTTCAAGTGGTGTTCGCCCGGGGCACCGACGAACCGCCCGGCGTTGGGCGGGTCGGGGAGGCCTTCGTGAGCGCGCTGCGCCAGCAGACCCGCAGAAGCGTCGGCGTGTACGGGGTCAACTACCCGGCCAATAAGGACTTCCTGGCCGCCACGAACGGCGCGAACGACGCCAGCAACCAGATCCAGCAGATGGCGGACAACTGCCCCGACACCAAGCTGGTGCTCGGCGGTTACTCGCAGGGCGCCGCCGTCGTCGACATCGTCACCGCCGCGCCGCTTGCCGGATTCGGCTTCCGCGACCCGCTGCCTGCCACGGCGGCCGATCACGTGGCCGCGGTCGCGCTGTTCGGGAACCCGTCCGGCCGGGCGGGTGGGTTGATGAGCGCCCTGAGCCCGAATTTCGCGGGCAAAATCATCGACCTGTGCAACCCCGGCGACCCGATCTGCTCGCCGGGCAATCTCTGGGCCGCGCACCTCGGTTATGTGCCCACGCTGACCAACCAGGCGGCGAGTTTCGTCGCCGCCAGGGTCTAGCGGGTCCGCAGGTCCCGGGTGATCAGGTTGCGTGCGCTCAACTGGTCGTCGGGCGGATAGTCGACGCCGACCAGCGTCAGCCCGTGCGCGGGCGCGGCGGCGAAGTCGCTGGATCGATCTGTGGCGGTGAGTAATTCGCGGCACCACGACACCGGCCGCCGACGTTCGCCGACGGCCAGCACGGCACCCACGAGCGAGCGCACCATCGACCAGCAGAACGCGTCGGCGCTGACGTGCGCGGTGATCAGGTCGCCGTCGCGCGACCAGGCGAACCGCTGCAGGTCGCGAATGGTGGTGGCGTTCTCCCGGTGCCGGCAGAACGCCGCGAAATCGTGCAACCCCAGCAGGTCTCGTGACGCGGCCGTCATCGCCTCCAGGTCCAGGTCGCGCGGCCACGCAGCGATGAAGCGGGCCTGGAGCGGCTCCACGCCGTAGGGCGCCGTCGACAGCCGGTAGCGGTAGTGGCGCCGCAGCGCCGAGAACCGTGCGTCGAAACCGTCAGGGGCGCAAGCGATGTCCAGGACCCGGACGTCGGTCGGCAGGAAGCGCCCGAGACGACGCAACAACGGCACGAACTCCGCTTCGCCGACGCGCGGCGAGCGCGGGTACGCGTTGGGCAGCGCCGCGCACGGCACATCGGCGTGGGCCACCTGCGCGGTGGCATGAACGCCGGCGTCGGTGCGGCCCGCCGCGCGTAGGCGCACCGGCGTGCGGAAGATCGTCGTCAGCGCCTCATCGAGGACGCCCGCGACCGTGCGCTGGCCGGCCTGCGCCGCCCAGCCCGCGAAACCGGTTCCGTCATAGGCGATGTCGAGCCGCAGACGGACGGTCTCGTCGTCAGCTCTCGGTGGCCTCATTCGGCTCGTCGGCTTCGGCCTCATTCGGCTCGGCGGTCTCGGCCGCGGCGGTCTCGGCTTCGGCGGTCTCGGCCGGTTCGGCGGCCTCGTCGGCCGTCGGGCCGACCGCTTCCTCGGGCTCCACGGCCGCCTGCGGGGCGGCCGCGGCGGCCACGGGTGCAGACCCGCTCTCGGACCGCTTCTGCGAAGCGCTCGCCCGCCGCGCCCGGTCGGCCTCCGACGTCACCGTCTTCTCCCGCACCAGTTCGATGACGGCCATGGGAGCGTTGTCGCCCTTGCGCGCCTCGACCTTGATGATGCGGACGTACCCGCCGTTGCGGTCGGCGTAGAACGGCCCGATCTCGTCGAACAGGGCGTGCACGACGTCCTTGTCGCGGATCTTCTTCAGAACCTCTCGGCGGTTGTGCAACGTGCCCTTCTTCGCATGCGTGATCAGCTTCTCCGCATACGGCCGCAGCGCCCGCGCCTTGGGCTCGGTGGTCTTGATCCGGCCGTGCTCGAACAGCGACGTGGCCAGGTTGGCCAGAAGGGCCTTCTGGTGCGACGACGACCCGCCGAGGCGAGGGCCCTTGGTGGGCTTGGGCATTGCTGACGCTCCTGTCTAGATGTTCAAGACCGCTCGGTTAGAGCTGTTCGGTTTCCGCGTAGTCCTGGTCGTCGTAGGCGGCCTCGGTGGACCAGGTGCCCGTGGCGACGTCGTAGCCGGCGACCTGCGACGGGTCGAAGCTGGGCGGGCTGTCCTTGAGTGACAGGCCCAGCTGGTGCAGCTTGACCTTGACCTCGTCGATGGACTTCTGGCCGAAGTTGCGGATGTCCAGCAGGTCGGACTCGGTGCGGCTCACCAGCTCGCCGACGGTGTGCACGCCCTCACGCTTGAGGCAGTTGTAGGACCGGACGGTCAGGTCCAGGTCGTCGATGGGCAGGGCGAACGACGCGATGTGGTCGGCCTCGGCCGGCGACGGCCCGATCTCGATGCCCTCGGCCTCGACGTTGAGTTCCCGCGCCAGGCCGAACAATTCGACCAGGGTCTTGCCCGCCGACGCCAGCGCGTCGCGCGGCGTGATCGAATTCTTGGTCTCGACGTCGAGGATCAGCTTGTCGAAGTCGGTGCGCTGCTCGACACGGGTGGCGTCCACCTTGTAGGTGACCTTGAGCACCGGCGAGTAGATCGAATCGACCGGGATGCGGCCGATTTCGGCGCCCGAGGCGCGGTTCTGAACGGCCGGGACGTAGCCACGGCCGCGCTCGACGACGAGCTCGACCTCGAGCTTGCCCTTGTCGTTCAGGGTCGCGATGTGCATGTCCGGGTTGTGCACGGTCACACCGGCGGGCGGCACGATGTCGCCCG
Proteins encoded in this region:
- a CDS encoding DNA-directed RNA polymerase subunit alpha, producing MLISQRPTLSEEILTDSRSQFVIEPLEPGFGYTLGNSLRRTLLSSIPGAAVTSIRIDGVLHEFTTVPGVKEDVTAIILNLKSLVVSSEEDEPVTMYLRKQGPGEVTAGDIVPPAGVTVHNPDMHIATLNDKGKLEVELVVERGRGYVPAVQNRASGAEIGRIPVDSIYSPVLKVTYKVDATRVEQRTDFDKLILDVETKNSITPRDALASAGKTLVELFGLARELNVEAEGIEIGPSPAEADHIASFALPIDDLDLTVRSYNCLKREGVHTVGELVSRTESDLLDIRNFGQKSIDEVKVKLHQLGLSLKDSPPSFDPSQVAGYDVATGTWSTEAAYDDQDYAETEQL
- the truA gene encoding tRNA pseudouridine(38-40) synthase TruA, whose product is MRPKPTSRMRPPRADDETVRLRLDIAYDGTGFAGWAAQAGQRTVAGVLDEALTTIFRTPVRLRAAGRTDAGVHATAQVAHADVPCAALPNAYPRSPRVGEAEFVPLLRRLGRFLPTDVRVLDIACAPDGFDARFSALRRHYRYRLSTAPYGVEPLQARFIAAWPRDLDLEAMTAASRDLLGLHDFAAFCRHRENATTIRDLQRFAWSRDGDLITAHVSADAFCWSMVRSLVGAVLAVGERRRPVSWCRELLTATDRSSDFAAAPAHGLTLVGVDYPPDDQLSARNLITRDLRTR
- the rplQ gene encoding 50S ribosomal protein L17, with amino-acid sequence MPKPTKGPRLGGSSSHQKALLANLATSLFEHGRIKTTEPKARALRPYAEKLITHAKKGTLHNRREVLKKIRDKDVVHALFDEIGPFYADRNGGYVRIIKVEARKGDNAPMAVIELVREKTVTSEADRARRASASQKRSESGSAPVAAAAAPQAAVEPEEAVGPTADEAAEPAETAEAETAAAETAEPNEAEADEPNEATES
- the eccB gene encoding type VII secretion protein EccB, whose amino-acid sequence is MHSQPAWLYLSGYRFLLRRLECALLGGDFVACGARLRAQAISLTVGSVVAAVALAGCALLGLLRPHPALDRAQIVIGERSGALYVRVGDTWHPVPNLASARLVAATAGDPLKVREADLANVKRGPLLGIPGAPSFVGSPLPAEEAGWTVCDGPGGAATTVVVGGAGAASVGRLPTGQAVLAVPVSGSPTFLLYDGQRAVIDLADAAVVRALRLEGRAPRPVSSWLLSALPEAPPIAAPRIRRVLGEVPGAAGFPVGSVLRVSRADGDENYAVLPGGVQRIGQVAADLLRFADSRGTTNAIAVAPDVVRAAAVVDALPVAGYPDHAPTLVGDDGTLCVARDVADARAALLTASAPPVPAGQTPLTLAQADGRGPALDAVYLPPGRSAYVRGDGRDGTRYLVTDAGVRFAVRDDDAAHDLGLAEPIPAPWPVLAALPCGPELSRQRASVARDATGPDIAAP
- a CDS encoding cutinase family protein, with translation MVAAFLALAALWVVVPRLIPHAWASCPGVQVVFARGTDEPPGVGRVGEAFVSALRQQTRRSVGVYGVNYPANKDFLAATNGANDASNQIQQMADNCPDTKLVLGGYSQGAAVVDIVTAAPLAGFGFRDPLPATAADHVAAVALFGNPSGRAGGLMSALSPNFAGKIIDLCNPGDPICSPGNLWAAHLGYVPTLTNQAASFVAARV
- a CDS encoding cutinase family protein; this translates as MISHRLRGLLGAGALAAATGLLASPGSAPIASADDCPDVEVIFARGTNEPPGLGRVGDAFVDSLRQQTNGLNILPYGVNYAASKLQLHGGDGANDTIDRVKKSVEKCPSTKIVLGGYSQGASVMDIVAGVPIGGINWGSSLPPQYASNIAAVVTFGDVADRAGGTLPSQSALLGSKALDLCNPNDPICHAGPGNEWSGHTEGYVPVYTTQAAAFVASKLLGAGQQVPGYGPQLPGPQSPGYGPQSPVNGQLPPSIHGNVPGPSSPEDSIPPSPQAPLV